The DNA window GAGTTTGTTCAACTCCTCGTCGTTCCGCACTGCCAGCTGCAGGTGACGGGGAATAATACGAGTCTTCTTGTTGTCCCGAGCGGCGTTCCCGGCCAACTCCAGGATCTCGGCAGTGAGATACTCGAGCACAGCGGCCAGATAAACAGGAGCACCGGCACCAACACGCTCAGCGTAGTTTCCTTTGCGGAGCAGTCTGTGCACACGACCGACGGGGAACTGCAGTCCTGCCCTGGATGAACGAGTTTTAGCCTTCGCACGAGCTTTACCGCCGGTTTTACCTCTGCCGCTCATTGTGAAGTTCGAAATACAATTTcaacaaatcaaataaaagtaGAAAATTGTTTATGTGTCTCTGGTTCCAGTATTTAAAGGAGAATGTCAGACGCCCATTGGCTCGAGTCTGAAAAACATTCTAACCAATCACAGCACTTCCCTCCAAACTCTAAACTCCTCCCTCTTTCTGATGACGAGAGCCTTGCAGCATGTTTAACTCCAAAGAggctaatgtaaaaataaataaataataatatttatgattagcattattattattgttagtagTACATATAATATAAATGTCAAAGATATGTGATCATAAACACAAGCACACCAGAATAATGTTTGTAAAGTGTTTAGAAAAAAAGAGCTTGTACACTTACTgctccttttattattattagtagtagtattagtatttttatataaataaccatGTGGTTATCTTTTCGACCCACACAAGAGTCTTCTTCAGTTATTATTACTAGTATTTGAAAACAAAACTCTTGTGTGTTTTAGTGAGGCAGTAAGTGTGCGAGGTCAAAGATGTCTTACCTGAAATTAAATTAGACAGAAAGGTATAATCCATTGATTATAATTGAATCAAACGTATAAAATAATCAAGTAACTTGCACTAAACTTGAT is part of the Myxocyprinus asiaticus isolate MX2 ecotype Aquarium Trade chromosome 2, UBuf_Myxa_2, whole genome shotgun sequence genome and encodes:
- the LOC127456397 gene encoding histone H2A-like gives rise to the protein MSGRGKTGGKARAKAKTRSSRAGLQFPVGRVHRLLRKGNYAERVGAGAPVYLAAVLEYLTAEILELAGNAARDNKKTRIIPRHLQLAVRNDEELNKLLGGVTIAQGGVLPNIQAVLLPKKTEKPGKTK